Within the Erpetoichthys calabaricus chromosome 1, fErpCal1.3, whole genome shotgun sequence genome, the region ttttaaaagtCTAAGTTTAATCAAACTATTGAAAATACTATTTTATAATACTTTCAACCATTTCATCGAACTTAACTTTAACTGTGTGTAACGGTGGGTATCAGAGGCGACAGGAAAAATTAGAATTATTGAAAATTAGTTCACACACCTTTTCAGTAAGTCCATTAAATTTggccaaaatattaaaaagcgGAACTTGTGGAATGATAAGTTGCTCCTTCTCATCTTTGTACAGGGGTGCTGTAGGAAGGTCAAGAGTCAAATACAAAAAGGAGGACTCTGACATTTTCTCCTGATATTCTTCATTTGCCAACAATgcctctttttcttcagcaggcTGAAAACAGAGAATGGTTATAAATACTTAGAAACatgaaaacagaaacattactTTGTGTGTCAAAGTTAAATTGTTCTAACATTAAGCTAGGCTTGTAGCACTACCTTATCAATGCCCTCAAACAAACAGTATGCTTAAAGTGCATCTATAATTTATCAACAtagcagtaaaataaataaataaataaactcaaacTGATTCAGTTTGTTTGTGCAGCTAAACCATACATCTGACTAAATATTATAACTTTTTAAGAAAGCATCAGTCTTCTTAAAGAATTGTGATTCATTACTTACCAAATCTGGGTGAGGTAGTTTTTTGCAAAATATGCGCATTGACCCCTGGAACACCTTTGTGACAATTgctatgatgaacaaaaaaataaataaataaataaaaggaaaatctctTTTAAAGTATTCaccaatttaattattatttataaaggaaaacagGAATATATTAATCTGTGCTCCTCAATTGTTCAACCAGCATTTAGTGCCTCAAAAGCTGGCTGGTAcattcacaatttttattttattatgaactgaaaggacaaaatTAAGCAATTCCTGTTAATACGAAGATATCAAGTTTTGAACTCCCATTAGACAGTCATGTACAAAATGCTAGCATGAATTAGTAGCACATTTTGAGCTTTAAATCAGGTTAATTAAGAATGTGTCAtcaaattatcattaaaaaaaaaaaaaacacagtgtcaATGTCCTCCTGCATGCACATCATACATTACAAGCTTAGAATATCAAATGACAATCAGTATTATATGCTTTTTGCAGCATGTCATTTGCATGCATaagaagaaaaaaggcaaaatatgtttgttttttttgttcagctTGGGCTGTTCAGATTCtgatgcattttgttttattttaaatggtaaatgataaatttagaaaacaaaatgtgatGAGAACTTAACCTGATCAATGACTGGAATAACAAGgaataataaaaagtacagtatacTAGAGATCACACtttcaaacataaaaataaatgtgtgactGGGCTAGTTACTACTTTCTAATAACATGTGAGTTTACTTCTCTTTTATAGTTTTTGCTTCTTAATATATGCTATGTTTTTGCATCTTAATATATGCTCTTTTGCTGGAAGgtaataaaagtatattttttctaCAAAGGAAAATTTACAATAATACAatgaaggggaattaaaaaagtaaattatctGCTGATAAACTGCAGATGAACAATGCTATTTTAGATAGTATCATAAAAAATAACCTTCATCTGTTGCACTAAAAGCAAAGTTTATTATCCTCACCCTTTGTTTTGCAGTCTTTTAAAAGAATGACTATGTCAACTACATGTCAACACTTACAAGAAATCAAAATGGACTAGTTCATACAGTACTTCCAtttaaatttcagtttattaACAAAGTAGGAAATCACCCAGTtgaagattttacaatataatacaataattgTACTCTACAATAATATATAATCAAGTACacttatattattttatacaaaaataaatgcagagtaattgaacaggaaattgaatgaaatgaacaatttaatatttagtttaaaactaaacacctgaggcctcatgtataaacggtgcgtatgcacagaaatgttgcgtacgaatgtttccatgctcaaatcgcgatgtataaaacctaaacttggcgtaaagccacgcacatttccacggtacctcataccatggcgtacacaatttctccactcagttttgcagactggcggcacccagcgtcaaagcagtgctactgttcctgtgtgatcaccctttctttcttagacccacattcctgacgcggctttataaagacactgaaactaactgcatattgtttattagtgtaatgcatctgattgtaattaacctgcagcaatataatggtccagagaatagccatagtattccaattaccataactgctttagcgttgttactctcaatgcatcttcttcttctttcagctgctcccgttaaggattgcctAAGCAGAtcatttttccatattactctcactgcaccactcggagtatttatatcactgtatctgagtggggaatcacagcagcagctgatcggaaagaaaagtatcggtacacagcatgaagcagacgctgcctgagccacggcaaaatgcttcagagacttccctgtacggacttcgcggtttagaaaaaatttcatcacaagaactataaacgcactcaatcagtccatcaaatgctccttgtagaactgtttggacttataagttcaatcacctcactgtaaactttcactacagttataatattgcacaacctgcgccactttataaagtgcatatttacgtatgatgacaatatcatttttaagatgaaatgcagcaaaatatgttgattatatagataaaactttaacttcatttaaataatctgtattgttaataattaaacatgtgaggacacggtgccgcagagctagctagctcagggattgttcctgtattGCGTTGTATTGTtactggtgctgacacgacactggaaggatagacagatagaacaattaaacatgtactatgaagatatttcaatgttccttaaaagttttgaagaatcagcgttttaagcttacaaatggcttcatgtctattacagagctgattgtgtggcgattgggtttttggagaaagaaaagtaagggcaggaactggaggttagtacgtttgaaagagacagtactgccgtgataaattatttcattgaaggtcgcgcatggcgcagcaagcctcttgcgtgagacatgaacaagcactgcgccaccatgtttaataacatgctttcattcctatcatcatgaaaaagatatcacgtgtacatctcagtattttaattattcagagagctgtaatatcacgaatgtaatggattatgtgtcctgtcagagaaagagaaagctcatttaagaagcaggtagtgattcacacacatagagcacatagaagatcaaatacagaacaaagcatttaacatgctactttagttacaatgggatttgagaaactagtaaattaaacgattttaagatgaagtttatgatgttctactttaatggcaaaataaactacgtgattaaagtggaaatttcgagattaaagttgacatttcgtgtttttttccccactgtgtgcctatttttttttgtctgtaccctaataagctttcatatgacactcagacggtgggctacgactcgccttttcacggcgcctttgctatgtgatttcttttttatttcgggcactgtgcgactttgtgaacttgagccttcgagtttctccgacactctgtcactcgatcaacttccttttgttgattataccactgtttaaaccaacaaatagtacgtttttcctttgcctccacttggtattcgttaaaattcttatattttcccccgtgcttttcccattgtcttttcacagaaggctatttatattgatttgcatattcaaagaggcgtaattctgggaggagttggggcgggacagaaggcgcgtgcacgtgcgttactttccacgctgatcgggatttatgtagcggaagaacgtggaagtttgtgtacgtacagattcctgcatcaggatttttctgtgcgtacgcacattcccgcttttgtgcttacgccatgttatagtgtgagatcTACGTACagagttatacatgaggccccaggtgttaaATAAAGTAAACAAGGTGCACAGAGACACTGACTGGAACAGGAGTGCCTTAATGTCTTGTAAACGTACATgcatgtgtctttgtgtgtgcatACATGTATACTTAAATAAATCTCAAAAAACTGCTATTTTTGCAAACTTTTTACAAATCAGTTTAACGGTTCTATGACTAAATGAAGCAGACTGAAAACATTctggttaaattaaacaatttctatgGTGGTTATTGTTGCACATAGGTCAAACTGTTTTTGAGGGATATGGAGATATGTACTGAACCagactaaaatgaaaaataataggcTTGGGggctataacaaaacaaatgcaatgcCACTTGCTTGaaaaagattacagtaatccctcctccatcgcgggggttgcgttccagagccacccgcgaaataagaaaatccgcgaagtagaaaccatatgtttatatggttatttttatattgtcatgcttgggtcacagatttgcgcagaaacacaggaggttgtagagagacaggaacgttattcaaacactgcaaacaaacatttgtctctttttcaaaagtttaaactgtgctccatgacaagacagagatgacagttccgtctcacaattaaaagaatgcaaacatatcttcctcttcaaaggagtgcgtgtcaggagcagataatgtcacagagatagacaaaagcaaacaaatcaatagggctgtttggcttttaagtatgcgaagcaccgcggcacaaagctgttgaaggtggcagctcacaccccctccgtcaggagcagagaaagagaaagagagagatagagagagacagagtttgtttttcaatcaaaaatcaatacgtgcccttcgagcttttaagtatgcgaagcaccgtgcagcatgttgtttcaggaagcagctgcacaaaagatagcaacgtgaagataatctttcagcatttttagacgagcgtccgtatcgtctaggtgtgcgagcagcccccctgctcaatccccctacgtcaggatcagagaaagtcagcgcaagagacagagaaaagtaagttgggtagcttctcagccatctgccaatagcgtcccttgtatgaaatcaactgggcaaaccaactgaggaagcatgtaccagaaattaaaagacccattgtccgcagaaatccgcgaaccagcaaaaaatccgcaatatatatttaaatatgcttacatataaaatccgcgatggagtgaagccgcgaaaggtgaagcgcgatatagcgagggattactgtagtccattTTTCCAGGTGTTAACATTGTACATAGATttccacagaaacacacacacgtcCTGCTAAAAACAGCTTTTCTCAATGTTTTGAACATCACAGATTCAGACTCTCAACTTAACTAAATAGTATATTTTTCAGCCCATCACCAAGCTTCCATTTACAGTACATGGAAGTAAAAGGTTAGGTTTAATAattttacagattattttgatATCATCATTTTAAGCTTCATAGCTTAATTTCCTTATCTTTGAAACACAATAAcagaaatgttatatttatactgCACATAATAAAATTCTCATTAACACTGAAAATGCAACTTACATGCTTTCTTTCTTGTGCCTCCTAATGCTCCAtgtaaagcatttaaaaaccaGGAAAGGAAATCCACAGCATCACCTTGAAGAAACATAAGGTACCAAAAAATGAACACAAGATAAAGATTTACAAAACATGTCATTCTTACTGTATTTTCCATATTCTATTGCCAAAATTGCCAaggttaaataaaatgttattaattttcaATACCAATAAGGTTAAAGTTTATCGAAAATAAACTTCTTAAGgagttaaaatgaaaaagacattaTTAGTGAACAGTGCATGAAAAGTCACTTTTctaggagaaaaataaacctgcaAAAAAACTTATTGTCCAATATGCCTCAGCAGAAATTACCCcagcattaaaaatcaaaaacattttaaaagatagTTGCCTTTCACACCTTTTATTGCATTATAATTTggcaaaaaatataatataccTTGCTTGGTGATCTGAAAGTTTTTCTTACTGCACAAAACAACAGCCTGAAGCATTTCATGAGGTGAGACATGAGCCTTGAAGTTACGTGGGTTCCACAATTTTCTCATTAACTCCCCAAAACGCTGTACTAACAAAAACATTATGTCTCCTGGTGGTCGCTTAATAGACTGGTAATTCTCCTCCTCCAGAAAGTAGTTACGCAGTGGTGGTACATTTGAGAGAGCCTATTCAGGAAACAGCaaccaagaaacaaaaaagaaattagtaCTGCACTGTTGTCCTGAACTTATATGTTATTGACTTCTTGAAGTAGTTAGACTGCagtattctatttttattaaataatataaatcaagATAAATGGAATTATGATAAAATCTACATTGCACTTCTAATAAATACTACTAGCATCACAGCATGCTATGTATACATTGACAGTTATTATCCtgtaaaatgcatacattttgaatTGGTGTAACTTAGAGCAGCACCACACATACTCACTAAAATATTGCTTGTTCAAACAATTACTACTggcatttacaataaaataaacataaccataATGTTGATGTCCATACTCTCAAGGAATGTTTTATCTTCAGGCATGATAGCACACACCATGGCTGTCCAATGCAGAATCACTTTATCCATCTCAGATAGGTGTTGAACTAAGTAGATTACCAATACATACTGCTGAATTTCTCTAACTGACAGCTTGTTTTAAGCTATTCAGAGAAAGGACAAACGAGTGTTCCAGCTTGAAGCCACAACTTATAAGCATTAAAAAATCCACACTACAGATGAAAAATGATTTTGGACATCAGCAGAGATTATGATTtacaataaataagttaaaataggTAAATTGCTTGTTTAAATTGCATCATTAAATatctgttttactgtttaaaagttacaaaataataaaaagaaaatgtgctcaCCTGCAGAACCACATTGGCATAGTCATTGGCTTTAATATTATTCAAACCCACAATTCCTGGAAGGTATGTAGTACCATCATAAGCACGATACAGCCTTCCTTGTTTGTCCAAATTGGCAATGTGCTGTTTTGTAAAAGTAGGCTTCAAAACatacttgagaaaaaaaaagaaaataaaaatacagattcacctacagttttttttttatcttaacacACAACATTCTCTAACCCACATAATACAATTCAGCGTTGCAAAGGAGAGGAGCTTTATCTTGGCAACACTgggagcaagacaggaaacagcacTGGACAAGCTACCAGCCCATCAAACACTTATAGGAGGCCGATTTACTATCATCAATTAACCCAATGTACATTCCTTTGGAGGTGCCCAAAGGTCTCCAGGACACGGGATTCATAAACCAATAGCATCACTAAGCAGTACACTACTGTACTGCTCTATCTTAATATACATTAGTATTTACTTTGATACCAGAACTTGAACCATGCCCCCAAgggtttttatatttaaacactgCCTATATTTTCATCATACAAGATGttctataacaaaatatttattttaaggtaaacggaaagaaaaaacagcagggaATATTTACGTACCGTAATATCTTCCAAGGATGAGTCAATGATTTCATAGTTATCTGGCAAACAATAGAACTTAAGTGTGTGCAAGTTGAGGAACACGTGATGGGTGAACTGAACACTGTGTGTGTAGGCATGAGACTTCAAACCACGTCCTGAAAAAAAAGGGtttgaaaaacatccaaataAAAGGAACAAATCAACAGTGATGCAGAAGCTAGTGTCAAACTTCAAACAACTaagattttataatttaaatgaatAGTTCATCTCCATTTCCTTTTCTAGATTTTTCCCTCATTTTCTTCCGACttcaatttatataaatatttatgttgcTCTTGATGTGAATCAATGTACAAACTGTACCACTTACCAAAAACCTAGGCTCACTAAACCATGGAACATGTCACCTTATAGAGACTCAAATTCCAATACTGGTCTAGCTCAGCTGGATAGTATTATATAGAGATTTTGGTGCCTCTCTTTAAGTAATGCTAACAGGATGCCGTTGTCCCTTTTGCAGAACATTAATAAGAAGTACAATAAATATTAGTGTATCAAACAATTATGTGTTCTTTACAGCCAAAGGTGTTTTCAATGTAAGAAAGTTTTGGCAaaattttctgttaaattttaTTCTACTAATGTTagtgaaataaagtaaaataatttattaccaTATTACCAAAATAATTTCAGTTGCATAGAAAATGATTAAGTGCAGctcatataaatacattttcaataaattcaaataaaataaggaCTGTGCAAACCATAATTAGATAAAAATGATGGGAGAAacgaatgtgatttttttttccagtaacagtctttatttacatttaacttttaatgtagaaatatattctttatgtaaagaatgcATGAAGCTGCTACATATTTCACTTTAGAAAAATAACATTCGTGACTTGAATATATGAATATTGTAGAAAAGGGTGTGTTTGAGCTATAAAAAAATTTTTCTCTATTCAAACTCTACAGCAAAGGCTAATTTTTCCTGGCCTAAACTAATACACTGTAATGCTTTATTAAtttgttataaaaagaaaaataaatcaaattatcaTCCTAAATCCAATCTTATTAATGCCACGAATGCTACAAAATACATACCTTGGAAATATTTCCCACATATCAGACAAGCATATACATtgatgtgagagagagacacggaGCATAATTTTTCAAAGTCGAAATCCAATACACTCCTGTTAGGAAATGGAAAGGTCAAAAACAATTTCCCCTTAGGCTTTCTTGTCACAGACTACACAGAAAGATCCaatacagaatatactgtacatcacataGAACAAAGACTtgaaaggcaatttaaaaatatcaaatggaaataaacattttgggTAACAATAAaacactgtatttaaatatttcataatacAAAAAGCATAGTTATAGAGAATCATTAACAAAAGACATCAAATAATCCTAGACATTTCAAGTTAATGTTGCTGGGAAAGGAGTTACACTTGAATTAGCTagtgagggaaaaaaacaaatttactgcAAGTACCTGTTGATGGTATCCAAGTACGGACAGTGTCTACTGCGTCGGTCAGTTTGTTCAGGATGGGATCTCACAAATTTTACTGGGACtttagtaaaaaaagaaaagagaagagccatgtttgtgtatatttattgctTAATGAAGAAACTGCATTAAACATTAAAGATCCAAAAAACTGATACTCCTTCATATTTCACAGTATGAACAgtacaattataaataataattttgcatTCAACTCTAAAACTAAATTACCTTTAATTCTGCATTCAACATGGGAAAAGCAATGTTATTTATTAATCAGCAGCAATATTTATTAtctcaaaaagacaaaataagacagATATCAAAATACAATATGATGTAGAATGCTACAGACTGCTAGCCTTTCTGAGATGATTTTAATACCAAGGTTCATTTAAAACAGTAGACAAATTATCATTGTGTGCTCTGTACTATAGACAATGAAAAAGTTACGATGATAAACTTACTTTTAAGTCTTTTACCAAGGAATTAACATTTATCTATTTCTTCATCTTGCACAAACATGCAAATACAACCTTCTCTAAACTATAATGTGCTCATCaacatttaatacaattaaacaaaagGCTGAAACAACTCTAGTATTCTCTCAGTACTCCAAAACAAAGAAATCTGAAATAAACATTAATGAAACTCGTTACACTTCAGTGcattaaacacaaacaaaatagtcaaaattttaaaaaaaataaaaattagaaatttacAAAATTTATAAACAGCAGAACCACATATTAAAAGCCTGCCTGGAACCCCCTGCAATTTAATCCAATATGACTATATAAATAATAGAAATCATATGTTaaaaactgtaatatatataaaaaagttacttaaaatagttaaataaaggaaaaacaaaaaatcagttcTTGTGCAGTACTTCCACTTTAAAAACTACAGGCTGTAATTAATACAGGTAACATTCTCCGTTTCAACAACAGGATCCGGCTAATTGAATCTTTCCCTTCCAGTGGATAGGTACATGTTAAGTATGCTTTATGGTTCACAGCAGTGTCTCACAAATATCTTGTTATTTCATATTTGAATACAAATATATCTAGACACCTGGAGGTAAAACATTTGAATCAATGCTGTATAAAATGTTGCAAGTATTTTGGATGAGAAATTACTTGTTAGTGTGTAGTTCTCTCctttttggaaaattaaaatggCCATGACTAAACTAATTAAAAGATACGGTGCGACTAATCTAGATTTCTAAATAAAAAAGCAGACCAAAGAGAAGGGTTAAAAAGTAAGTTTCATTTTAGTAAGAGGTGCAAGACGGTCATAGGCTTTGCAGTTTCTGCTGCTAAAAATAATATGTAGgcaatctatatatttttttaagaattagcTTGATTGTTGGTATTAATTTCTTGATGTACTCTGATCAGGGCTcacgagagactgagtgaggagtctgagtgtctgggcatgcgagtgtcctggataaaaaaaaaaaagatccaggcttttaatgacctcttaggtacagccatcagcagtgtgtctgtctgtggagagagtgttgactttGTCGAGAaatttatttaccttggcagcgacattcatgtctctgttgactattcctatgaagtcagtagatgaattgggagagcatgggggggtcatgagattgctggaaaggggagtgtgatgctccgatatctttgcaaaaggacgaaggtccaagtctttagagcccttctgcttcctgttttgctatatggtctGAGACAAAGACTAAGTGGCGCGATTCTCCACGGATGAACTGTCTCATAGAATCGTCATTGTTAAGGACCTGAATGGAcagaccaggccaaggagacaccTGGgggtggtgggactggaccgtgtttctgccttggggggttgccaaccatgaTCTACAGCTGTTTCGTCATACGGTGGGTGTGGCAACCTGAGGTGACTGGTTTATCATCATACCAGAGGGTGGATATGTGTGGAATTTGTTCAGacatgcaagtacaaatttcactgtactcaatACATGTTACAGTGGGCCCCATGTATATCACCTTGTGTAAAAGTCACACTAAAACgtgacatacacaagacaaaactagaaatgtgcgtatACACGAAAAATGCAGATGCATTaaactgtgtgtaagcacattccTTTGgtaaatcccaatcaacatgaattttaacacacatgcacgagCCAATAGCCCCACccgaactcctcccagaatttcacctatttgaatacacaaaacaatataaataccccttccattcagttttttgttaaaagacaatggcaaaagcgcatgggaaaatgaagaatttcagtgaataagaaatggaggtcctgctcagtgaagtggaggcaaggaaaaacatattatttgatagcttatataaacaacaaaaggaaattgatgaagTGGCACAGCGTGGCGGAGGCACTCAAATTTCAAGTTCAGAGAGATGCAcattgcccaaaataaaaaaagaagtggtcagatatcaaagttaacGTGAAAATGGAAGTCGCAGACCACCATCTGAATGCCAACACCACTGTAGGAAGTAGCGGAATTCCGGGGTTCACACCATTTGAGCAGCAATTTgctacaattatccatccattatccaaaccactatatcctaactacagggtcacgggagtctgctggagccaatcccagccaacacagggctcaaggcaggacacaaaccctgggtagggtgcGGGTGCAGGTGCACGtgcacgagcacacacacacacacacaccaagcacacacttgggacaatttagaatcaccaatgcacctaacctgcatgtctttggactgtgggaggaaaccggagtacccggaagaaactcactcagacacagggagaacatacaaactccatgcagggaggacctgggaagcgaacccaggtctccttactgcgagacagcagcgctacctgcTTTggatttacataagcaaattcattctttgaaggtgcctttatagcaatgtacAAAAAACGGATGTTGCTccaaattgtgctttgatgtttgcccattcaaccacagtgtaaagaaATCTTAAATATCTGGATGAAAAGCATATAATACCATCGCAAACAGCTGACATGGTGAGattcagtgatgactgagaaatacctgatcagtcagccagttcatgCTGAAAAGCTCATGTGGCTAAATACCTGAGGGTGgatagaacttgcaaaggagcaggtagagcacaaatTCCTCAAAGTCTACCTTTGTaaagcacacagctccaagaagatagctcttggaaatcaaaatcgactttgaagccagtcatcatcaacATTTTCACCAATAAATAAGCGCtcttgtctaattcttccatttacgATGTCTTCTAATGACACTAAAACAGCCATGATAAATGGAATATTTTGGACATTccttgcaccattatattgttacagattgattataGTCAAGTGCTTGAAATTTGCAAATGATACGCaatttaattttggtgtatttgataaagcctgcatcatggatgtgaatataaaaaaaggtagaccacacagaaacagtaacacTGTTTTGACGCTTGGTGCAGCCCgtttacaaaaccaagcagaaacacgTGTACACATGACCTGAGGCtgttgtgaaaatgtgtgtggcattacaccaagtttagttttcacACATACATTTCAAcatgagcgtggaaacaggcatatgcTATATTTTTGCGTGTATgaactgtttatacatgaggcccagtATCACTACTACTACAACAATTTTGAGCAATATCTGTAGTAAATGTATGTACTTCCTGCAAGTTTTCTTCTACTGGTATCATCCAAAACCAGTCTAATAAAAAGACCTTTACATCAGTTATGTGTGTATAAGCTCAGATGACTTTACTAAATCTTTGCTTTGGTAACT harbors:
- the usp39 gene encoding U4/U6.U5 tri-snRNP-associated protein 2 gives rise to the protein MSIKRERISDYEDGEDVPVKFVRSHPEQTDRRSRHCPYLDTINRSVLDFDFEKLCSVSLSHINVYACLICGKYFQGRGLKSHAYTHSVQFTHHVFLNLHTLKFYCLPDNYEIIDSSLEDITYVLKPTFTKQHIANLDKQGRLYRAYDGTTYLPGIVGLNNIKANDYANVVLQALSNVPPLRNYFLEEENYQSIKRPPGDIMFLLVQRFGELMRKLWNPRNFKAHVSPHEMLQAVVLCSKKNFQITKQGDAVDFLSWFLNALHGALGGTRKKASIVTKVFQGSMRIFCKKLPHPDLPAEEKEALLANEEYQEKMSESSFLYLTLDLPTAPLYKDEKEQLIIPQVPLFNILAKFNGLTEKEYKTYKENFLKRFQLTKLPPYLIFYIKRFTKNNFFVEKNPTIVNFPITSVDLREYLAEEVQATEKNATYDLIANVVHDGKPTEGSYRIHVLHHGTGKWYELQDLQVTDILPQMITLSEAYIQIWKRREDDETNQQGA